A single window of Flagellimonas maritima DNA harbors:
- a CDS encoding NAD(P)H-dependent oxidoreductase, whose protein sequence is MKNILENRTWRYATKKFDHTKKVSDHDLELLLEATRLSASSYGLQPYHIFVITDQETKEKLRPASWGQSQITDASHIIVFANVTDFGEELVDDYLENVSTTRNIPEEGLKGYGDFMKSKLLDLPAQTKSAWTSRQVYIALGNLMQAAAELKIDTCPMEGIENEVYNEILGLTDKNLNTAVVLAVGYRSEKDETQHYSKVRKTREELFSHI, encoded by the coding sequence ATGAAAAACATCTTAGAAAACAGGACTTGGCGCTATGCCACCAAAAAATTCGACCATACAAAGAAAGTATCTGACCATGATCTGGAATTATTGCTCGAGGCTACACGCTTAAGTGCATCTTCATACGGATTGCAGCCCTATCATATATTCGTAATTACCGACCAAGAGACAAAGGAAAAACTGAGACCTGCTTCTTGGGGGCAGTCACAAATAACTGATGCTTCGCACATTATCGTTTTTGCAAATGTTACTGATTTTGGAGAGGAGTTGGTTGATGATTATCTGGAAAACGTAAGCACAACACGAAACATTCCAGAAGAAGGATTAAAAGGCTATGGGGATTTCATGAAGTCCAAATTATTGGACTTGCCCGCTCAAACCAAAAGTGCTTGGACTAGCAGACAAGTATACATTGCATTAGGTAATTTGATGCAGGCCGCTGCAGAATTGAAAATTGATACGTGCCCAATGGAAGGCATAGAAAACGAAGTGTACAATGAAATTCTTGGTCTTACGGATAAAAATCTGAATACCGCAGTGGTATTGGCTGTCGGTTATCGTTCTGAAAAAGATGAAACGCAGCATTATTCAAAAGTAAGGAAAACAAGAGAAGAATTATTCTCACATATATAA
- a CDS encoding MarR family winged helix-turn-helix transcriptional regulator: protein MNVEEIIRTTKKIPLETRTIIHMQLVNNKIMEAISNALKPYGVSLQQFNVLRILRGQKGQPANLSTLNERMVTKMSNTTRLVDKLLNKGYVNRCVCESNRRKVEIGITDQGMKALIKMDNAVSSAEKNVVSNLTQKELRILNQLLDKF, encoded by the coding sequence ATGAATGTGGAAGAAATTATAAGGACAACTAAAAAAATTCCTCTGGAAACCAGAACCATTATCCACATGCAGTTGGTGAACAATAAAATTATGGAAGCTATCAGTAATGCCCTAAAGCCTTATGGTGTATCCCTTCAACAATTTAATGTACTTCGAATTTTGAGAGGTCAGAAAGGCCAACCTGCAAATCTTTCCACACTCAATGAACGAATGGTCACCAAAATGAGCAATACTACACGTTTGGTGGACAAGTTATTGAACAAAGGATATGTCAACAGGTGTGTTTGTGAGTCGAACAGGCGAAAAGTGGAGATTGGAATTACAGACCAAGGCATGAAAGCACTCATAAAAATGGACAATGCTGTTTCCAGTGCTGAAAAAAATGTTGTAAGCAACCTTACTCAAAAAGAATTGAGAATATTAAATCAATTATTGGATAAATTTTAA
- a CDS encoding DUF1800 domain-containing protein, with the protein MELERIYHLYKRAGFGITYSEAKKQSSENKKQVINNLFNSSSQTSPLNVPIDEIKTLFKNNPGKLSKDNKMHLRKISRRKLLEFNRKWLYRMGETDEALRERMTLFWTNHFVVRERNIIYFQSFNNMLRQNALGNFREIVIAVAKEAAMLNYLNNQQNRKKKPNENFARELMELFTLGEGHYSEKDIQEAARAFTGWRHNFKGDFVFNKKIHDFGSKTFMGRTGNFNGEDILDIILEQSQCAYFISKKIYSYFVSEKIDKNHIEELASVFRKNYDIAEIMHYMFSAEWFYDKKIMGNKIKSPTDLLVGMMQIVPFKFKKTKELAYVQKLLGQQLLNPPNVAGWPGGRKWIDSNTMLVRLKLPSVLLNNGIISFDVKGEFEDSLSEFNKKKNVGKKLDVESDWNFFNAQFKKSSYAELNMIVLGANLHEDTEAFIDSFEKESKADYCIQLMSMPEYQLC; encoded by the coding sequence ATGGAACTTGAAAGAATTTACCATTTATATAAAAGGGCGGGTTTTGGAATCACCTATTCCGAGGCTAAAAAACAGTCTTCAGAAAATAAAAAACAGGTCATTAACAATTTATTCAATTCTTCCTCCCAAACTTCTCCATTGAATGTGCCTATAGATGAAATCAAAACTCTCTTTAAAAATAATCCAGGTAAGTTATCCAAGGATAACAAGATGCATTTACGTAAAATAAGTAGAAGAAAGCTACTTGAGTTTAATAGAAAGTGGTTGTATCGCATGGGCGAAACAGATGAAGCCCTCCGGGAACGAATGACGTTATTTTGGACGAACCATTTTGTAGTACGTGAACGCAATATTATTTATTTCCAATCCTTTAATAATATGCTCCGGCAAAATGCTCTGGGAAATTTTCGTGAAATTGTTATTGCAGTGGCAAAAGAAGCGGCGATGCTCAATTATCTCAATAATCAGCAAAATCGCAAAAAGAAACCTAATGAGAATTTTGCACGAGAGCTTATGGAATTGTTTACGCTCGGTGAGGGTCACTATTCAGAAAAAGATATTCAAGAAGCTGCACGTGCTTTTACAGGGTGGCGCCATAATTTTAAAGGAGACTTCGTTTTCAATAAAAAAATCCATGACTTTGGAAGTAAAACCTTCATGGGAAGAACCGGGAATTTTAATGGAGAAGATATTTTGGACATCATTTTGGAACAGTCCCAGTGCGCTTATTTTATTTCCAAAAAAATATACTCGTATTTCGTGTCCGAAAAAATTGATAAAAATCATATAGAGGAACTTGCCAGCGTCTTCCGTAAAAATTATGACATAGCCGAGATCATGCATTATATGTTCTCGGCTGAATGGTTTTACGATAAAAAAATCATGGGCAACAAAATAAAATCTCCCACGGATCTATTGGTTGGGATGATGCAAATCGTTCCTTTTAAATTTAAGAAAACCAAAGAACTGGCATACGTACAAAAGCTGTTGGGGCAACAGTTGTTAAATCCACCAAACGTAGCTGGATGGCCGGGCGGCAGAAAATGGATAGATTCAAATACAATGTTGGTCCGTCTTAAGTTGCCATCCGTTCTTTTGAATAACGGAATCATTTCTTTTGATGTAAAAGGTGAGTTTGAAGACAGTCTCAGCGAATTCAACAAAAAGAAAAATGTGGGAAAAAAGTTGGACGTTGAAAGTGATTGGAATTTTTTTAATGCTCAATTTAAAAAATCTTCCTACGCAGAACTAAATATGATTGTTCTGGGTGCCAATTTACATGAAGATACAGAAGCGTTTATCGACAGCTTTGAAAAAGAGAGCAAAGCGGATTACTGCATTCAGCTAATGTCCATGCCAGAATACCAATTGTGCTAA
- a CDS encoding DUF1501 domain-containing protein has translation MKRRTFIKSSGLASGVLFVPNFLKAHDQLWPSILGHKKLVIIQLAGGNDGLNTIVPYTNDVYFKNRVSIAQKKQDLLLLNDEIGFHASLSKFKNLFDDGYVTIMNSVGYPNPVRSHFRSTDIWQTASSSKEILKTGWVGRYLDSVAKDPVGAIEVDDMLSMMLKGEKINGIATKNAKLLYNTTREPYFAKVLESSQDKHLNEHNLGYLYKTAIDAKSSAAYIFEKTKVYKSTWEYPKNAFGKQLKTVSEFINSGLKTQIYYTSLSGFDTHANQINAQKRLLSTYSEAISAFVNDLKHMGTFKDTVILTFSEFGRRVKQNAANGTDHGAANAVFLMGENLKSPGMYNAPPSLMDLDENGDITYEIDFRQIYSSLLDKWLQTNTTEIISGNFEPLNLV, from the coding sequence ATGAAGAGAAGAACATTTATAAAAAGCAGCGGTCTGGCAAGCGGTGTGTTGTTTGTCCCAAACTTCCTAAAGGCCCATGACCAATTATGGCCAAGCATTTTAGGACATAAAAAACTGGTTATAATTCAATTGGCCGGCGGAAATGATGGTCTTAACACAATTGTTCCATATACCAATGACGTGTATTTTAAGAACAGGGTTTCAATTGCCCAGAAAAAACAGGATTTACTATTATTAAATGATGAAATCGGTTTTCATGCTTCGCTGTCCAAGTTCAAAAATCTGTTCGATGATGGTTATGTTACTATTATGAACAGCGTTGGTTATCCAAATCCCGTTAGATCGCACTTTAGGTCCACGGATATATGGCAAACAGCATCCTCTTCCAAAGAAATACTAAAAACCGGATGGGTGGGTCGCTATCTTGATAGTGTGGCAAAAGACCCGGTGGGTGCCATAGAAGTGGATGATATGCTCTCGATGATGCTGAAAGGTGAAAAAATCAATGGTATTGCAACTAAAAATGCAAAACTGCTCTACAATACAACAAGAGAACCCTACTTTGCAAAGGTTCTTGAAAGTTCTCAGGATAAACATCTGAACGAGCACAATCTTGGTTATCTGTATAAAACTGCAATCGATGCCAAATCTTCCGCAGCCTATATTTTTGAAAAGACCAAAGTCTACAAAAGCACATGGGAATACCCAAAAAATGCTTTTGGAAAACAACTCAAGACAGTTTCTGAATTTATCAATTCTGGACTTAAAACTCAGATTTATTACACTTCCCTTAGTGGATTTGACACACACGCAAATCAAATAAATGCCCAAAAAAGATTGCTGAGCACCTATTCTGAAGCAATATCCGCTTTTGTGAACGATTTGAAGCATATGGGAACTTTTAAAGATACGGTGATACTGACATTTTCAGAATTTGGGAGGCGTGTCAAACAAAACGCGGCCAACGGTACGGATCATGGCGCTGCAAATGCGGTATTTTTAATGGGTGAAAATCTTAAGAGTCCAGGTATGTACAACGCCCCTCCCTCACTTATGGATTTGGATGAGAATGGGGATATTACATATGAAATAGATTTTAGGCAGATTTATTCTTCGTTACTTGATAAATGGTTGCAGACCAACACTACCGAGATAATATCAGGTAATTTTGAACCGTTGAATTTAGTCTGA
- a CDS encoding TlpA disulfide reductase family protein: MFRFVPIIATLLFFLLLSCGTKEKKIEPDTTAISETTINADTKGQNVKFPVYDYNGLEPLLNKDDGKTYIINFWATWCKPCIEELPYFEKVNAEMKDNNVEVILVSLDMPSMWKSRLEPYVEKNDLKSKVVILDDPKQNDWIPKVSEEWGGGIPATLIYNKVKRGFYERGFTYKELNEELNKFIN; encoded by the coding sequence ATGTTCCGCTTTGTACCAATCATTGCTACACTCTTATTTTTTTTATTGCTCTCATGTGGCACAAAAGAAAAAAAAATTGAACCTGATACAACAGCTATCAGCGAAACTACGATCAATGCCGATACTAAAGGCCAAAATGTAAAATTTCCAGTTTACGATTATAATGGTCTTGAGCCTTTGCTCAATAAAGATGATGGCAAAACCTATATCATAAATTTTTGGGCGACTTGGTGCAAACCATGCATTGAAGAACTTCCCTATTTTGAAAAGGTAAACGCCGAAATGAAGGACAACAATGTTGAGGTTATTTTAGTGAGCTTGGATATGCCATCTATGTGGAAATCAAGATTAGAGCCCTATGTTGAAAAAAATGATCTGAAATCAAAAGTTGTCATTCTAGATGACCCAAAACAAAATGATTGGATTCCCAAAGTATCGGAAGAGTGGGGCGGGGGTATACCTGCTACGTTAATTTACAATAAAGTAAAACGTGGTTTTTACGAGCGTGGCTTCACCTATAAAGAACTGAACGAAGAACTGAACAAATTCATAAACTAA
- a CDS encoding thioredoxin family protein: MKIIKILGLFAIVFALGAFTNKFDSIENGYAIGDTATDFSLKNIDGKTVSLSDFKDAKGFLVIFTCNTCPYAVAYEDRIIALDKKYKSKGVHVIAVNPNNPETKPGDNLEAMKKRASEKGFTFPYLLDEGQKIYPQYGATRTPHVYLLEKTSEGNIVKYIGAIDDNYQDASKVEEKYVENAVDAMLAGKDIEVTTTRAIGCTIKV, encoded by the coding sequence ATGAAAATAATTAAAATTTTAGGCCTATTTGCAATTGTATTTGCATTGGGTGCATTTACGAACAAATTTGACTCCATTGAAAACGGATATGCTATAGGGGATACAGCTACAGATTTTTCTTTAAAAAATATTGATGGAAAAACAGTCTCACTCTCAGATTTTAAGGACGCCAAAGGGTTTTTGGTAATCTTTACCTGTAACACTTGTCCTTATGCTGTTGCCTACGAGGATAGAATAATAGCGCTGGATAAAAAATATAAATCAAAGGGAGTTCACGTAATAGCGGTCAACCCTAATAATCCAGAAACAAAACCCGGGGATAATTTGGAAGCCATGAAAAAAAGGGCGTCGGAAAAAGGATTTACGTTTCCCTATTTGTTGGATGAAGGACAGAAGATCTATCCACAATATGGAGCGACCAGAACTCCGCATGTGTATTTGTTGGAAAAGACTTCAGAAGGAAATATTGTAAAGTATATAGGAGCCATTGACGATAATTACCAAGATGCTTCAAAAGTTGAGGAAAAATATGTTGAAAATGCTGTGGATGCCATGTTAGCGGGAAAAGATATTGAAGTGACCACAACACGTGCTATAGGATGCACTATAAAAGTTTAA
- a CDS encoding rhodanese-like domain-containing protein, protein MADLSQEEWASQLENDDNAFVLDVRTPEELEEGFIPAATNIDIYLGQDFLNEIEKLDKSKNYYVYCRSGNRSAQACAIMNSVGIENAYNLEGGFMNWEGEVVES, encoded by the coding sequence ATGGCAGATTTATCACAAGAAGAATGGGCAAGTCAACTTGAAAATGACGATAACGCTTTTGTTCTCGATGTACGCACTCCAGAAGAACTTGAAGAAGGTTTTATTCCTGCTGCTACCAATATTGATATATACTTGGGACAGGATTTTCTGAATGAAATTGAAAAATTGGACAAGTCAAAGAACTACTACGTATACTGTCGTTCTGGAAACCGAAGTGCCCAGGCCTGTGCAATTATGAACAGTGTAGGTATAGAAAATGCCTATAACCTAGAAGGTGGTTTTATGAATTGGGAAGGTGAGGTAGTGGAATCCTAG
- a CDS encoding glutamate racemase — MKFINLLTASMVLFIVSCKENTSKSKTDVEVVSKKENFYDIDFENYPLSDNSLPIGVFDSGTGGLTVLKAIVAHDGNNNMTLKQGGDGKLDFEKESFIYLADQANMPYGNYAKEGKTNLLKEHIIKDALFLMDKKYYLDRNDASAKMDKRPIKAMVIACNTATAYGKEYLEEYVKKANLNIKIIGVIDAGVRGALETIGKNEDAIIGVLATVGTVASKGYRNTIFKIKEEQNYTGDIEVFSQGGLGIAEAIDDDPEYFDKNLKKPRGNYKGPSLEGDAKIDHTLFDVYNFDFADSKMLCDSEKSDDCSVLQINDAENYVRYHLVTLMEKIRLSETKNKLKSIILGCTHYPYMTNEIAAVLKELYNYKGKDGKFLYRSFMVEDIKLVDPAIGTAKELHEYLKKEDLFNPEGNILDSEFYISVPNKDNPKNIIDENGRFPYDYKYGRNANEFQEYVKVVPFSRDNISEDILIRFQKQIPYVYSLMQTFNEKSDKTKGLSPKDKI; from the coding sequence ATGAAATTCATTAATCTGCTTACAGCATCCATGGTGTTGTTTATTGTATCGTGCAAAGAAAATACCTCCAAAAGCAAAACTGATGTTGAAGTTGTATCAAAAAAAGAGAATTTTTATGATATCGATTTTGAGAATTATCCCTTGTCGGACAATTCATTGCCCATAGGGGTATTTGATTCCGGTACGGGTGGACTCACCGTACTTAAGGCTATTGTAGCACATGATGGCAATAATAATATGACTCTAAAACAAGGCGGTGATGGAAAACTGGATTTTGAAAAAGAATCTTTTATCTATTTGGCCGATCAAGCAAACATGCCGTACGGTAATTATGCTAAGGAAGGGAAAACCAATCTTTTAAAGGAACACATTATTAAAGATGCACTGTTTTTGATGGACAAGAAGTATTATTTGGACAGAAACGATGCTTCCGCAAAAATGGACAAACGACCTATTAAGGCAATGGTCATAGCTTGCAATACAGCCACGGCTTATGGTAAAGAATATCTTGAGGAATATGTAAAAAAAGCCAATTTAAATATTAAAATTATAGGTGTCATAGATGCTGGGGTACGTGGAGCTTTGGAAACTATTGGGAAAAACGAAGATGCTATAATAGGGGTTTTGGCGACTGTGGGCACAGTTGCCTCCAAAGGGTATCGCAACACTATTTTTAAAATAAAAGAAGAACAAAATTATACTGGTGACATTGAGGTGTTTTCCCAAGGCGGTCTGGGCATAGCGGAGGCCATTGATGATGATCCAGAATATTTTGATAAGAACCTAAAAAAACCACGTGGCAATTATAAAGGCCCAAGCTTGGAAGGTGATGCCAAAATAGACCATACATTGTTTGATGTATACAATTTTGATTTTGCAGATAGCAAGATGCTATGCGATTCCGAAAAATCAGATGATTGTTCAGTGCTTCAAATCAATGATGCAGAGAATTATGTACGCTATCATCTGGTGACGCTTATGGAGAAAATAAGACTTTCTGAAACTAAAAATAAACTAAAATCGATTATTCTAGGGTGTACGCATTATCCTTACATGACAAATGAAATAGCTGCTGTTTTAAAAGAACTTTATAATTATAAAGGAAAGGATGGAAAATTTTTATACCGTAGTTTTATGGTAGAAGACATTAAATTAGTTGACCCTGCCATAGGTACTGCAAAGGAACTGCATGAATATTTGAAAAAAGAAGATTTGTTCAATCCTGAAGGTAACATTTTGGACAGTGAATTTTATATCAGCGTACCGAACAAAGATAATCCAAAAAACATAATTGATGAAAACGGCCGCTTCCCCTACGATTATAAATATGGAAGAAATGCCAACGAATTTCAGGAATATGTTAAAGTGGTCCCTTTTAGTAGGGATAATATTTCTGAGGACATTTTAATTCGTTTTCAAAAACAAATTCCCTATGTGTATAGTTTGATGCAAACTTTCAATGAGAAGAGCGACAAAACTAAGGGGCTTTCACCAAAGGACAAGATATAG
- a CDS encoding N-acyl-D-amino-acid deacylase family protein codes for MKNQLKIFSKFGTVIFSVSFFMQSCAEQKIIEADVLIKNGIVYDGVSLESLKSTIAIKDDKIVYIGDSEKVEIVASEIIDATGLIVSPGFIDPHTHADRDLNVAKTSHNKPFLYQGITTVVVGNDGNSFYPLSKFKSLYTSQGIGTNVVPLVGHGTVREEVMGRSDKLASPEELLKMQHLVQQEMDSGAFGISTGLFYAPGSYSNTDEVIALAKTAAQNGGIYDTHLRDESSYTVGLLASIEETIQIGREAKIPVHISHIKCLGVDVWNKSNAIVKMIENAQKEGLEITANQYPYDASATGLKAAVVPRWAESGGKDSLFIRYEDPQTKSKILTEIKNNIARRGGAEKLLIVKSNNEEFIGKNLLEISQMLNMEPHVAVINILKTGYVRIASFNMTDEDIFTFMKQDWVVTGSDGNTGHPRKYGSFPRKFHTYVTKEKIIDTAEFINRSTSKTAEIFKIEKRGRLKVGYYADIIIFDPNSFRDKADYTDAFQLSEGLIHSFINGKTTIKDGAYNNSLNGKVLEKQLPKNE; via the coding sequence ATGAAAAATCAATTAAAGATTTTCTCAAAGTTTGGCACAGTAATTTTTTCCGTGTCTTTTTTTATGCAGTCGTGTGCTGAACAAAAAATTATAGAAGCTGACGTCCTAATAAAAAATGGGATAGTTTATGATGGAGTATCACTTGAATCTCTAAAGAGTACAATTGCCATAAAAGACGATAAAATCGTTTACATTGGTGATTCCGAGAAAGTTGAAATCGTAGCTTCAGAAATTATAGATGCCACAGGGCTCATTGTTTCTCCTGGCTTTATTGACCCGCATACCCATGCCGACAGAGATTTGAACGTAGCCAAAACCTCCCACAATAAACCTTTTCTATATCAAGGAATTACTACCGTTGTGGTAGGTAATGATGGGAACAGTTTTTATCCTCTTAGCAAATTTAAGTCACTTTACACTTCCCAAGGAATTGGCACCAATGTGGTTCCATTGGTCGGACATGGAACGGTAAGGGAAGAGGTCATGGGAAGAAGTGATAAACTGGCATCTCCTGAAGAGCTATTGAAAATGCAACACTTGGTTCAACAAGAAATGGATTCAGGTGCTTTTGGAATTTCTACAGGTCTATTCTATGCCCCTGGAAGTTATTCCAATACGGATGAAGTTATAGCTTTAGCAAAAACAGCTGCACAAAATGGCGGGATTTATGATACGCATTTACGAGATGAGAGTTCGTATACCGTCGGCCTTCTGGCTTCCATAGAAGAAACAATACAAATTGGGAGAGAGGCAAAAATCCCCGTACATATCTCGCATATTAAATGTTTGGGAGTAGATGTTTGGAACAAAAGCAATGCAATTGTCAAAATGATCGAAAATGCACAAAAAGAAGGTCTGGAAATTACGGCAAACCAATATCCGTATGATGCATCCGCTACTGGCCTTAAAGCTGCCGTTGTGCCGCGTTGGGCAGAAAGCGGTGGAAAAGATTCATTGTTTATCCGTTACGAAGACCCGCAAACAAAAAGTAAAATTTTAACAGAAATTAAAAATAATATAGCTCGAAGGGGCGGTGCCGAAAAGCTATTGATCGTAAAGTCCAACAATGAGGAGTTCATAGGAAAAAATTTATTGGAAATATCCCAAATGCTAAATATGGAACCTCACGTAGCGGTAATCAATATCTTGAAAACGGGTTATGTTCGGATAGCATCATTCAATATGACCGATGAGGATATCTTTACGTTCATGAAGCAGGATTGGGTAGTTACCGGATCAGATGGCAACACGGGGCATCCAAGAAAATATGGTTCTTTCCCTAGAAAATTCCATACATATGTCACTAAAGAAAAAATAATTGACACTGCAGAATTTATCAATAGGAGCACTTCTAAAACTGCTGAGATTTTCAAAATAGAAAAAAGGGGCAGATTAAAAGTGGGCTATTATGCTGACATCATTATATTTGACCCTAATAGTTTTAGGGACAAAGCGGACTACACTGATGCATTTCAACTATCCGAAGGATTAATCCATAGTTTTATAAATGGAAAAACCACAATTAAAGATGGAGCTTACAATAATTCATTGAATGGAAAAGTATTGGAAAAACAGCTTCCCAAAAACGAATAA
- a CDS encoding SusD/RagB family nutrient-binding outer membrane lipoprotein — protein MKAQIYIAICCFSFIISCSESFEELNQNPNAITTDEVLPPNLLIKGTMLADISLNMSHLQRISGMWSGQYRGEIALYLGLFNYDISSEESNSAWGYLYNGILKQNREIAKYYDLNGIDSEGFLITAITRIIDAHALGTATVIWGDIPYSEIDIADVEDPKFDSQIEIYKALQTILDEAIILLESPDTDSGLDEDIFFEGDKERWLRTAYTLKARYYLQTKQYGEAYEAATKGIVEHEGSMRFTPLETQILGTENLLYRFMVGSRRGYMSANDTFCRDLLSTNEGNRNNAKTDEKARRNHLNAGGSTGTGRANIINGELTPMYLVSYQENLLILAESATRTLSFNQGLNQLNLVREFLQSEDSFELRFSSDDDDKTYEPYTEEDFEIGGMENEDGIDKTRALLREIIEERYVTGFGTFIPWNDLRRLRSETDIVVPVPFNRSDISIHPQRFIISQNELNSNPNAPTGISIFDPIPIFK, from the coding sequence ATGAAGGCACAAATCTATATAGCAATATGCTGTTTTTCTTTCATTATATCTTGTAGCGAATCTTTTGAAGAACTGAATCAAAACCCCAACGCCATAACTACGGATGAGGTACTGCCACCAAATTTGTTAATTAAAGGAACAATGTTGGCTGACATATCATTAAATATGAGCCATTTACAACGTATATCGGGAATGTGGTCGGGACAGTATAGAGGTGAAATCGCACTATACCTAGGACTTTTTAATTATGATATCTCGTCTGAGGAATCCAATAGTGCTTGGGGTTATTTGTACAATGGGATACTGAAACAAAATAGGGAAATAGCCAAATATTACGACCTCAACGGTATAGACAGCGAAGGATTTTTAATAACGGCCATTACCAGAATAATTGACGCACATGCGCTGGGAACGGCCACTGTTATCTGGGGAGATATTCCATATTCAGAAATTGATATTGCCGATGTCGAAGACCCAAAGTTTGATTCGCAAATAGAAATCTACAAAGCACTTCAAACTATTTTGGACGAAGCCATAATCTTACTGGAAAGTCCAGATACCGATAGCGGACTGGACGAGGATATTTTCTTTGAAGGAGATAAAGAAAGATGGTTACGTACCGCATATACACTAAAGGCCAGATATTATTTACAGACCAAGCAATATGGAGAAGCTTATGAAGCTGCCACGAAAGGTATTGTCGAACATGAAGGTAGCATGCGGTTCACACCTTTGGAAACGCAGATATTAGGTACCGAAAACTTGCTTTACCGATTTATGGTGGGTAGCAGAAGAGGCTATATGAGTGCAAATGATACTTTTTGCAGAGATTTGTTGAGTACCAATGAAGGAAATAGAAACAATGCCAAAACCGACGAGAAAGCAAGAAGAAACCATTTAAATGCAGGAGGCTCCACAGGAACGGGCAGGGCAAACATCATCAATGGAGAACTTACCCCAATGTATTTAGTGAGCTACCAAGAAAACTTATTGATTTTAGCAGAAAGCGCCACCAGAACGTTATCTTTCAACCAAGGCCTCAATCAATTAAACCTGGTCAGGGAATTTTTACAATCCGAAGATTCATTTGAGCTACGTTTTTCTTCGGACGATGATGATAAAACCTACGAACCCTATACAGAAGAGGATTTTGAAATTGGTGGAATGGAAAACGAGGACGGAATAGATAAAACCAGGGCATTACTCCGAGAAATTATTGAAGAACGTTATGTGACGGGGTTTGGAACATTCATTCCCTGGAACGATTTAAGGCGTTTGCGGAGCGAAACGGATATCGTAGTTCCCGTACCTTTCAACCGTTCAGATATTTCGATACATCCGCAACGTTTTATCATATCGCAAAACGAGTTGAACTCAAATCCCAACGCACCAACCGGAATATCTATCTTTGATCCCATCCCCATTTTTAAATAA